From a region of the Octopus sinensis linkage group LG18, ASM634580v1, whole genome shotgun sequence genome:
- the LOC115221440 gene encoding high affinity cGMP-specific 3',5'-cyclic phosphodiesterase 9A isoform X1 codes for MPTNSSNTPYRVHIQDLSNTCDPRQGDTDFCNTIVSQVAEKFNNVFKVEEFRQEVHSRISSIEKRLEMEGLKVVEIEKCQQDIKDIKNEMFSSEKKVIDYTRMRPVLFLNAVDTLYSSLSDEKKISLKRNIPTYPKYTLSQETVDYLKQPTFDIWYWEPNEMLSLLEHMYHEIGLVDEFNINSITLKRWLLCVLENYRNNPFHNFRHCFCVAQMMYGMIHLCGLSQYMPLEDIGILLTAAVCHDLDHPGYNNTYQINARTVLAIRYNDISPLENHHCAVAFQILSNPECNIFANCDKEKFKRIRAGITMLILATDMARHAEIMDKFNSIVSDFNFENKDHLNTLKMVLIKCCDISNEVRPMEVSEPWVDCLLEEYFNQADREKLEGLPVAPFMDRDKVTKPSAQIGFIKFVLLPMFQSVAKLFPKIESSMVVQLQGALERYEEMKLHDDARKNK; via the exons gTGACACTGATTTTTGCAATACAATCGTTTCTCAAGTAGCGGAGAAGTTCAATAA TGTATTTAAAGTGGAAGAATTCCGGCAGGAAGTGCATAGCAGAATCTCCTCAATTGAAAAGCGACTTGAGA TGGAGGGTCTGAAGGttgtggaaattgaaaaatgtcagcAGGATATTAAAGATATCAAGAATGAAATGTTTTCTTCTGAGAAGAAAGTCATTGATTACACTAGAATGAG GCCGGttctatttctaaatgctgtCGATACTCTTTATAGTTCCTTAAGCGATGAGAAAAAAATCAGCCTGAAGCGAAATATACCAACTTATCCAAAG TATACATTGTCACAAGAGACCGTTGATTATCTGAAACAGCCAACATTTGACATTTGGTATTGGGAACCGAACGAG atGTTAAGCCTTCTCGAACATATGTACCACGAAATCGGTTTAGTTGACGAATTCAACATTAACTCTATCACATTGAAACGATGGCTG ttatgtGTTCTTGAAAACTACCGGAACAATCCCTTCCACAACTTCCGCCATTGCTTCTGTGTGGCTCAAATGATGTACGGGATGATACACTTATGTGGGTTATCCCAATATATGCCATTGGAAGATATCGGTATACTGCTGACAGCTGCCGTGTGTCATGATCTAGATCATCCGGGCTACAACAACAC ATACCAAATAAATGCCCGTACAGTTCTAGCTATCCGATATAACGATATTTCCCCATTGGAGAACCATCATTGTGCTGTGGCGTTTCAGATACTTTCAAATCCTGAGTGTAATATCTTCGCCAATTGCGACAAGGAGAAGTTCAAACGCATCAGAGCG GGTATAACGATGTTGATTCTAGCGACTGATATGGCGAGACATGCTGAGATTATGGACAAATTTAATTCAATAGTTTCTGATTTCAACTTCGAAAACAAGGATCACTTGAATACG CTGAAGATGGTGCTCATCAAGTGTTGCGACATCTCCAACGAAGTGCGTCCAATGGAAGTGTCCGAGCCGTGGGTTGACTGTCTCCTGGAGGAGTACTTTAACCAGGCTGACCGGGAGAAGCTAGAAGGACTACCAGTGGCACCGTTCATGGACCGAGACAAGGTCACTAAACCTTCGGCTCAGATCGGCTTCATTAAGTTTGTCCTCTTACCCATGTTCCAGAGTGTAGCTAAG CTTTTTCCTAAAATTGAATCGTCCATGGTAGTACAGTTACAGGGAGCACTAGAACGGTACGAGGAGATGAAATTACACGATGATGCTCGTAAAA ATAAATAA
- the LOC115221440 gene encoding high affinity cGMP-specific 3',5'-cyclic phosphodiesterase 9A isoform X2, giving the protein MPTNSSNTPYRVHIQDLSNTCDPRQGDTDFCNTIVSQVAEKFNNVFKVEEFRQEVHSRISSIEKRLEMEGLKVVEIEKCQQDIKDIKNEMFSSEKKVIDYTRMSSLSDEKKISLKRNIPTYPKYTLSQETVDYLKQPTFDIWYWEPNEMLSLLEHMYHEIGLVDEFNINSITLKRWLLCVLENYRNNPFHNFRHCFCVAQMMYGMIHLCGLSQYMPLEDIGILLTAAVCHDLDHPGYNNTYQINARTVLAIRYNDISPLENHHCAVAFQILSNPECNIFANCDKEKFKRIRAGITMLILATDMARHAEIMDKFNSIVSDFNFENKDHLNTLKMVLIKCCDISNEVRPMEVSEPWVDCLLEEYFNQADREKLEGLPVAPFMDRDKVTKPSAQIGFIKFVLLPMFQSVAKLFPKIESSMVVQLQGALERYEEMKLHDDARKNK; this is encoded by the exons gTGACACTGATTTTTGCAATACAATCGTTTCTCAAGTAGCGGAGAAGTTCAATAA TGTATTTAAAGTGGAAGAATTCCGGCAGGAAGTGCATAGCAGAATCTCCTCAATTGAAAAGCGACTTGAGA TGGAGGGTCTGAAGGttgtggaaattgaaaaatgtcagcAGGATATTAAAGATATCAAGAATGAAATGTTTTCTTCTGAGAAGAAAGTCATTGATTACACTAGAATGAG TTCCTTAAGCGATGAGAAAAAAATCAGCCTGAAGCGAAATATACCAACTTATCCAAAG TATACATTGTCACAAGAGACCGTTGATTATCTGAAACAGCCAACATTTGACATTTGGTATTGGGAACCGAACGAG atGTTAAGCCTTCTCGAACATATGTACCACGAAATCGGTTTAGTTGACGAATTCAACATTAACTCTATCACATTGAAACGATGGCTG ttatgtGTTCTTGAAAACTACCGGAACAATCCCTTCCACAACTTCCGCCATTGCTTCTGTGTGGCTCAAATGATGTACGGGATGATACACTTATGTGGGTTATCCCAATATATGCCATTGGAAGATATCGGTATACTGCTGACAGCTGCCGTGTGTCATGATCTAGATCATCCGGGCTACAACAACAC ATACCAAATAAATGCCCGTACAGTTCTAGCTATCCGATATAACGATATTTCCCCATTGGAGAACCATCATTGTGCTGTGGCGTTTCAGATACTTTCAAATCCTGAGTGTAATATCTTCGCCAATTGCGACAAGGAGAAGTTCAAACGCATCAGAGCG GGTATAACGATGTTGATTCTAGCGACTGATATGGCGAGACATGCTGAGATTATGGACAAATTTAATTCAATAGTTTCTGATTTCAACTTCGAAAACAAGGATCACTTGAATACG CTGAAGATGGTGCTCATCAAGTGTTGCGACATCTCCAACGAAGTGCGTCCAATGGAAGTGTCCGAGCCGTGGGTTGACTGTCTCCTGGAGGAGTACTTTAACCAGGCTGACCGGGAGAAGCTAGAAGGACTACCAGTGGCACCGTTCATGGACCGAGACAAGGTCACTAAACCTTCGGCTCAGATCGGCTTCATTAAGTTTGTCCTCTTACCCATGTTCCAGAGTGTAGCTAAG CTTTTTCCTAAAATTGAATCGTCCATGGTAGTACAGTTACAGGGAGCACTAGAACGGTACGAGGAGATGAAATTACACGATGATGCTCGTAAAA ATAAATAA